DNA from Synechococcus sp. CBW1108:
CACCAGGGAGCGGTTCATGCCTGTGCACATCACCTGGGTGAGGATCAGGCCAGCGGCCCCAACCATTGCCCCCGCGACGATCAACAACTGGCTGCCCACCACAAAACCGGCGGCGGCTGCAGCCACACCCGAGTAGCTGTTGAGCAGGGAAATCACCACCGGCATGTCTGCACCACCGATCGGCAGGGTGACACCGATGCCCAGCAGGGAGGAGGCCAGCAACAGAACCCAGAGAGGGGCGCCAGCCATGGCTCCGGGCAAGGTGATTGCACCTGCAAGGCAGGCAACTGCCAGGGAGATGTTGACGGCATGGCGCAGGGAGTTCTGGGTCCACGCCGGGGTACTGATCCAACCCTGCAGCTTGCCCATGGCCACGATTGAGCCACTGAAGGTGATCGCCCCCACAAAGACCGAGATCACAATCGAGATCTGCTCCACCAGGCCAGGGGCACCATTGGGGCTGTAGAGGGCCACGCCCAGGGCCACCAGCAGGGATGCCATGCCGCCGCAGCCGTTAAACAGGGCGACTGTTTCGGGCATGGCCGTCATCGGCACCCGTTGGGCCGTCAGCAGGCCGAGCAGGCCGCCGAGGCCCGTGCCGATCGCTATCCAGAGCCAGGCCTGGGCGCTGAGGGGCTGCTGGATCAGCAGGCCCAGCACCGCCAGGCCCATGGCCAGGGCCGCCAGGCCATTGGCCGAGCGTGCCGTGCTGACCTTCGAGAGTCCTTTGATGCCCAGTGCCAGCAGCAACACCGCCACCAGATCAATCAAAGCTGGTAAGAGATTGGGTAAGGCCATCAGTTCGGCCCCCCGCTGCGGGAAGATTTACGCGAAAACATCGCCAGCATCCGGTCGGTGACCAGGAAGCCACCGACCACGTTGAACAGGGCGAACCCCAGCGACAGGGATCCAAGCAACAACAGGGGCACCTGGCCGTTGGCCTGGGCGATCAGGGTGAGTGAAGCCAGCACGGTGATGCCGCTGATGGCGTTGGCACCGCTCATCAGCGGCGTGTGCAAGGTGGGCGGCACCTTACCGATCAGTTCAAGGCCGAGCAGGCTGCCCAGCAGCAGCACCCACAGGGCCTGGGTCAAGGCGCTCATCGGTTAACTCCGGAAACGAGATCGGGGAAACGGCAGTGGCCATCGTGGGTGAGCAGGCAGCCCGCCACAATCGGATCCTCCTGGTCGAGCTGGAAGCCGGCTCCATCGAGCACATGCTCCACCAGGGCGGCCAGGTTGCGGGCGTAGAGGGCGCTGGCGTGGTTGGCAACCGAGCTGGGCAGGCCATCGCCACCGATCAGCTGCACCCCGTTGCGCTCGACGGTCTGGCCGCAGACCGTGCCGGCACAGTTACCACCCTGGGCCACGGCCAGGTCAACCACCACAGAACCGGGCCGCATGCCCGCCAGCATCTCCTCAGAGATCAGCAGCGGCGCCCGCCGGCCGGGCACTAGGGCCGTGCAGATAACCATGTCTGCCAGGGCCAGCTGGTCGGCCAGCTGCTGGCGCTGGGCGGCGAGAAAGGCCTCGCTGGCGGCTTTGGCATAGCCGCCGGATTCGGCTGGTGCCTCCTCCTGCTCGGGTGGGGAGAGAAACCTGCCACCCAGGGATTCCACCTGTTCCTTGGCTGCAGGCCGCACATCACTGACGTAGACCACCGCTCCAAGACGGCGGGCCGTGGCAAGGGCCTGCAGGCCAGCCACCCCCGCACCCAGGATCAGGGCGCGGGCGGGCTGGATCGTGCCGGCAGCTGTCATCAGCATGGGCACGTAGCGATCCATGGCGGCAGCAGCCAACAGCACCGCCTTGTAACCGGCGATGTTCGCCTGGGAC
Protein-coding regions in this window:
- a CDS encoding NAD(P)(+) transhydrogenase (Re/Si-specific) subunit beta, producing MALPNLLPALIDLVAVLLLALGIKGLSKVSTARSANGLAALAMGLAVLGLLIQQPLSAQAWLWIAIGTGLGGLLGLLTAQRVPMTAMPETVALFNGCGGMASLLVALGVALYSPNGAPGLVEQISIVISVFVGAITFSGSIVAMGKLQGWISTPAWTQNSLRHAVNISLAVACLAGAITLPGAMAGAPLWVLLLASSLLGIGVTLPIGGADMPVVISLLNSYSGVAAAAAGFVVGSQLLIVAGAMVGAAGLILTQVMCTGMNRSLVSVLFGGALGGVAPVGGGGDEAGYTRITSCSAEECALALEAAERVVFVPGYGLAVAQAQHALRELSKLLELHGVEVSYAIHPVAGRMPGHMNVLLAEADVPYEQLLEMDTINPEFPRTDVVIVLGANDVVNPDAKSDSSSPLYGMPVLEVDQARQVFVVKRSLGAGYAGIKNALFELPQTAMVFGDAKAVLNGLLTELRSMGIGKK
- a CDS encoding NAD(P) transhydrogenase subunit alpha; amino-acid sequence: MSALTQALWVLLLGSLLGLELIGKVPPTLHTPLMSGANAISGITVLASLTLIAQANGQVPLLLLGSLSLGFALFNVVGGFLVTDRMLAMFSRKSSRSGGPN
- a CDS encoding NAD(P) transhydrogenase subunit alpha, with amino-acid sequence MADVLILRERSPGECRVAATPETVRRLRARGLEVRLQQGAGLAAGYSDGDFSEAGARLVEPEANLGEEIDAVLCVNPPAAELLDQLKPGTLVAGLLSPYGAVDLVEQLLARRVSALALELLPRISRAQSMDVLSSQANIAGYKAVLLAAAAMDRYVPMLMTAAGTIQPARALILGAGVAGLQALATARRLGAVVYVSDVRPAAKEQVESLGGRFLSPPEQEEAPAESGGYAKAASEAFLAAQRQQLADQLALADMVICTALVPGRRAPLLISEEMLAGMRPGSVVVDLAVAQGGNCAGTVCGQTVERNGVQLIGGDGLPSSVANHASALYARNLAALVEHVLDGAGFQLDQEDPIVAGCLLTHDGHCRFPDLVSGVNR